One genomic region from Amycolatopsis sp. FBCC-B4732 encodes:
- a CDS encoding AMP-binding protein — protein sequence MRLTPSAHTDSFCRDRLPPGEQWPRLVFDLPELSYPDRLNAATALLDATAARLGPDRPCLRSPHETWSYGDVLARANRIAHVLTAELGVVPGNRVLLRGTNTPWLAACWLGVLKAGAVAVTTMPMLRRHELDKIADRARPSVALCDERLLDELPPGLPAVPFGTETAELAGRCARHPATFADVPTAADDVALLAFTSGTTGTPKATMHFHRDLLAIADTFSRHVVRPTADDVFCGTPPLAFTFGLGGLLVFPLRAGASTLLVERATPKELASVVAEHGVTVLFTAPTAYRAILGAGDGPLLAGVRRAVSAGEALPGAVAERYREVTGRPLIDGIGSTELLHVFISAADDDVRPGRTGKVVPGFRAAVLDLDGAPVPDGTPGRLAVQGPTGCRYLEDPRQADYVRDGWNITGDTYVREPDGYFRFVARSDDMIVSSGYNIAAPEVEEVLLTHPDVEECAVVGTPDPDRGSVVTAFVVLRPGAAPGPDLVHALQEHAKAVAAPYKYPRRVRFIDALPRNASGKLQRFLLRER from the coding sequence ATGAGGCTTACTCCCAGCGCTCACACCGACTCGTTCTGCCGCGACCGGCTGCCACCCGGCGAGCAGTGGCCGCGGCTGGTGTTCGACCTGCCGGAGCTGAGCTACCCGGACCGCCTCAACGCCGCGACGGCGCTGCTCGACGCCACGGCCGCCCGCCTCGGCCCGGACCGCCCGTGCCTGCGTTCACCGCACGAGACGTGGAGCTACGGCGACGTGCTGGCGCGCGCCAACCGGATCGCGCACGTGCTCACCGCCGAGCTCGGTGTCGTGCCCGGCAACCGCGTGCTGCTGCGCGGCACCAACACGCCGTGGCTCGCCGCGTGCTGGCTCGGCGTCCTCAAGGCGGGGGCCGTCGCCGTCACGACCATGCCGATGCTGCGCCGCCACGAGCTCGACAAGATCGCCGACCGCGCCCGCCCGAGCGTCGCCCTCTGCGACGAGCGCCTGCTCGACGAGCTGCCGCCCGGCCTGCCCGCGGTGCCCTTCGGCACCGAGACGGCCGAGCTGGCCGGCCGCTGCGCCCGCCACCCGGCGACCTTCGCCGACGTGCCCACAGCCGCCGACGACGTCGCGCTGCTCGCCTTCACCTCCGGCACCACCGGGACACCGAAGGCGACCATGCACTTCCACCGCGACCTGCTCGCGATCGCCGACACGTTCTCCCGGCACGTCGTGCGCCCCACCGCGGACGACGTGTTCTGCGGAACGCCGCCGCTGGCGTTCACCTTCGGCCTGGGTGGCCTGCTGGTGTTCCCGCTGCGCGCCGGCGCGTCCACGCTCCTGGTGGAACGCGCGACGCCCAAGGAACTGGCCTCGGTCGTCGCCGAGCACGGCGTGACCGTGCTCTTCACCGCGCCGACCGCCTACCGCGCGATCCTCGGCGCCGGCGACGGGCCGCTCCTGGCCGGCGTGCGCCGCGCCGTCTCCGCCGGGGAAGCGCTGCCCGGCGCCGTGGCCGAACGGTACCGCGAGGTCACCGGCCGCCCGCTGATCGACGGCATCGGCAGCACGGAGCTGCTGCACGTGTTCATCTCCGCGGCCGACGACGACGTCCGCCCCGGCCGGACCGGCAAGGTCGTGCCCGGGTTCCGCGCCGCCGTCCTCGACCTCGACGGCGCGCCCGTGCCCGACGGGACCCCCGGCCGGCTCGCGGTCCAGGGCCCCACCGGCTGCCGCTACCTCGAAGACCCGCGGCAGGCCGACTACGTCCGCGACGGCTGGAACATCACCGGCGACACCTACGTCCGCGAGCCCGACGGCTACTTCCGGTTCGTGGCGCGCAGCGACGACATGATCGTCTCCTCCGGTTACAACATCGCGGCCCCGGAGGTCGAAGAAGTGCTGCTGACACACCCCGACGTCGAGGAGTGCGCGGTCGTCGGCACGCCCGACCCGGACCGGGGCTCGGTCGTGACCGCCTTCGTCGTGCTGCGACCCGGCGCCGCTCCCGGCCCGGACCTCGTGCACGCCCTGCAGGAGCACGCCAAAGCCGTTGCGGCGCCGTACAAGTACCCGCGCCGGGTGCGCTTCATCGACGCGCTGCCGCGCAACGCCAGCGGGAAGCTCCAGCGGTTCCTGCTGCGCGAGCGCTGA